A region from the Onychostoma macrolepis isolate SWU-2019 chromosome 18, ASM1243209v1, whole genome shotgun sequence genome encodes:
- the cotl1 gene encoding coactosin-like protein, with translation MATRIDKEACREAYNLVRDDNSDICWASFKYDGSTILPGGHGSDYEEFKNQCTDDNRLFGFVRITTGDAMSKRAKFTLITWIGENVSGLQRAKISTDKTLVKDIVQNFAKEFMISDPRELEEDYLRTELKKAGGANYDAQAE, from the exons ATGGCAACGCGAATTGACAAAGAGGCTTGCAGAGAAGCGTACAATCTGGTGAGAGACGACAACTCTGATATATGCTG GGCATCTTTTAAGTATGATGGCTCTACCATTCTACCAGGTGGTCACGGGTCCGACTACGAAGAATTCAAGAATCAGTGTACAG ATGACAACCGTCTCTTCGGGTTTGTAAGGATCACAACGGGTGATGCCATGAGCAAGCGTGCCAAATTCACCCTCATCACCTGGATTGGCGAAAATGTCAGCGGACTGCAAAGAGCCAAGATTAGCACTGACAAGACACTGGTAAAAGACATCGTGCAG AACTTTGCCAAGGAGTTCATGATAAGTGATCCCAGAGAGCTGGAGGAGGACTATCTCCGCACCGAGCTGAAGAAGGCCGGCGGGGCCAACTACGATGCCCAGGCCGAATAG
- the meak7 gene encoding MTOR-associated protein MEAK7, whose translation MGNADSVVAQKRLARFRPDERPVIEGIFDKLCGNAPSVSYGKPGKVLSLDVLKMTMGTMASESMIKRVFQGIHSIDPGVPVPPGDGISHEQLVIFLADILRGTAEERAPLVLAMAESAKATATTTEHIRGFVEDLVSAAVQTLTHRGHLRAWQPDRMGDGPQGVKLLAEQLTSELKSSDENTCDIPCLEDWLFRIPAMAMFLELLIGEGLGVGLPSRPPPTLLPPCQYAPWSDLRCLVNIPLLMFLSPQLPAGHSAPWRLLFSTNIHGESFTRLVGNCKSRGPTVILVKDTKGHIFGGFASQSWEVKPQFQGDTRCFLFSVFPYMRVFTCTGYNNHYMYLNQGQQTMPNGLGMGGQHGYFGLWLDCNFGHGHSRARPRCTTYGSPQLSGDEDFKLDTVEVWAVGQPPEEQEQDEKKKSILDADPEVQAMMEMTGKTLHSQGLREPEEDEEQ comes from the exons ATGGGGAACGCCGACAGTGTTGTAGCGCAGAAACGACTGGCTCGTTTTCGTCCGGATGAGAGACCTGTTATAGAGGGGATATTCGACAAGCTTTGTGGAAATGCTCCCTCTGTTTCTTATGGAAAACCGGGGAAGGTTTTATCCCTAGACGTgctgaag aTGACAATGGGAACGATGGCCTCAGAATCAATGATAAAGAGAGTATTTCAGGGCATACACAGCATTGATCCAGGAGTGCCAGTGCCCCCTGGTGATGGGATAAGTCACGAGCAGCTAGTGATTTTCTTGGCAGATATTCTTAGAGGAACTGCAGAGGAACGTGCACCTTTGGTCTTGGCAATGGCTGAGAGTGCAAAGGCTACTGCTACCACAACTGAGCACATCAGAGGT TTTGTGGAGGACCTGGTTTCAGCTGCAGTGCAGACTCTAACCCACAGGGGGCATCTGCGAGCTTGGCAACCAGATCGCATGGGTGATGGACCTCAAGGTGTTAAGCTTCTAGCAGAGCAGCTGACCTCTGAATTAAAATCTTCAG ATGAGAATACGTGTGACATTCCTTGTCTGGAAGACTGGCTGTTCCGGATCCCAGCAATGGCCATGTTTTTGGAGCTCCTGATTGGTGAGGGTCTAGGAGTTGGGTTGCCCTCCCGTCCTCCCCCAACTCTGTTGCCTCCGTGTCAGTACGCTCCCTGGAGTGACCTCCGTTGTCTTGTGAATATACCTCTTCTGATGTTCCTTTCACCTCAGCTGCCAGCTGGACACAGTGCCCCCTGGAGGTTGCTGTTCTCCACAAACATACATGGGGAAAGCTTCACCCGGCTGGTGGGCAACTGCAAAAGTCGGGGTCCCACTGTCATTTTGGTAAAGGACACTAAAGGACATATCTTCGGGGGCTTTGCGTCTCAAAGCTGGGAGGTCAAACCTCAGTTCCAGG GTGATACCAGGTGCTTCCTCTTCTCTGTTTTTCCATACATGCGAGTTTTCACCTGCACAGGCTATAACAATCATTACATGTACTTGAACCAGGGCCAGCAGACTATGCCAAATGGCTTG GGTATGGGTGGTCAGCATGGCTATTTCGGTTTGTGGTTGGACTGCAATTTTGGACACGGCCACAGTAGGGCTCGACCACGCTGCACCACATATGGCAGTCCTCAGCTCTCAGGAGACGAGGACTTCAAACTGGACACAGTGGAGGTGTGGGCCGTTGGGCAGCCACCTGAAGAACAGGAGCAG GATGAGAAGAAGAAGAGCATACTAGATGCAGATCCTGAAGTACAGGCCATGATGGAAATGACAGGGAAGACCCTGCACAGCCAAGGCCTCCGAGAACCTGAGGAGGATGAGGAACAGTGA